Part of the Metarhizium brunneum chromosome 6, complete sequence genome is shown below.
CGCACCACTCCGCCATCACAACCCCATGGTCTGCGCTGTCCAGAAAGCAAGAGCAACAACAACCTACAAGCGAGCCCTCGTTCTCGGCTTCCGACCAAGGTACGCGTGCGGGCCATGATACACGAGATGATCAACAGGCGCGGTGTTTAGGAAATCAGGAccagcctcctccatcaAGTCGGTCATGCCGCACAGCCGCATCGCCGTCTCGATTTCGTCGCGCAATACTACAATAATACAAAATCAGAAAAAAGCTGTCGCTAATAACAGTTCAGTACGCGCAGAACTTACGTGCGACGGCGTGCTCCACGCCCGCGGTGCCGTAGTTGACAGCATATAGAAACGGCCTTCCTACCCCGACGGCCGAGGCCCCCAGGCAAACGGCCTTTACAATGTCGGAACCTCTCCGGAATCCGCCATCGACAAGCACCTCCATCTTGCCAAATACCTCGGGACAGTTCCTATGCAGCTCGAGCAAAGTAATAATAGATGGCTGCGCCGTGTCGGCCGCCCTTCCGCCGTGGTTGCTCACCACAATCCCCTCACACCCGAGGCTCATGGCCGTCCGGGCATCCTGCCACCTCTGAATACCCTTGACAACAACAGGGAGAGTAGTGTGTTTCCGGATCCAGGGGATGTCGTCCCACGTGACGGCTGGGTCGATAAAGGAGCCCGACTGCCGCGCCAGACCTGCGCCTTTCTGGTCCTGCCCAGGTGAGACCTGCTTCTCGACCGTGTTCTCCGCCTTGACgcgctcgtcgtcttcccgTTTAGACACGACGGGCAGGTCGACGGTGACAAAGAcggccttgaccttgtcgctGGCGCTGATTTggcgcagcagcttggcGGACTTGGCGCGGTCCTTGTCCACGTACAGCTGGAAGAAGGCGTGCTCGGGCGTCGCTTGGAGGATCTCGTCGTGCGGGTACGACGCCGGCGTGGAGATGCAGTGGATGATGCCGGACGGGCCGGCGCCTCGGGCGAGGGCTaattctccttcttcaccgGCGGTGCGGACCGCGCCCGTGGGAGCTACGTAGAAGGGCGCGTCGAGGCGGCACCCGAATAGGCTCGTTCTGGTCGTCACGCGGGAGACGTTCTTCATGACTGCGGGCCGGAACCAAATCTTCTTGAGGGTCTCGATGTTGATGTCGCGGGTGATGCTGTCGTTGGACGCGCCGTTGATGTACGCCCACGCCTTGTTGGTGAATGACTGGTGGGCGGCCTTTTCAAAGTCGTacatgttgatgatgtcggCTAGGGGGGGCTTTGAGGACGCTGCTTTTGCTTGGGGAGCGGGGGTGTTTGCCGCCGTCCATGATTCCGTGACTGTGGCGGCATCGAGGGTGCCGACGTGGTGCTTGGCATCCAGAGACGACTTGATTAGTGAAGGGGCGTGGACCTCGTTGTATGGCACCGAGGCGTCACGGCCCGAGTATTGATGGATGACTGAGTTTGTGTTAGCGAGGCACCGTGGATGGTGAGTGGTGATGCTCGCTCACTTTCAGGGCCGCCGGGATGGGAGGGCGCAAAGTCCGTCATGTCATAGACGTTGCCGTCGACCACGATCCACGCACTCTCGGGGCTCGAGTGTTGTAGCACCTCCGACACTGACACTTTTCTCGTCATTTTGTCCGCCGACCGTAGACAGTGAAGTGAGTTGCTTGCGGTTCAAGGTGAGACGGGGACACCAATGGAGCAGGACGCGTTTATAATGCATCACGTCTCCACCGGAATTTCCGAGACGGGCCTCCAGGCCTTGGTGGCAGGGCGGCACAGCGGAATTCCCGCCGACCCATCTTTATCATCTGGACCCTGGTGTAGTATCCATCATTGTGGTGCACCGGGATGTCTCGGCTCTGGGGCCGAAATGTGGCGGGGGGTAGCCTTGAGGCCGTGATTCTCGGAATCAAGGTGAAATATGGAGTCAACGGTATTTCGCCTCCACTTCCCAACCGTATCAGTACATGCTCCAGTGATTTTGAGGAGGGCATATTACTCTATTCCGAGATTCACGCCGTGAAATAACGTCCAAGGACCAAACTCGGGGGCGGGGGTCTCCGGATGTCGTTTTCGGCAAGTCAGGTGACGTgcctaaccctaaccctgcTCTACAACTCCAATTGCAAACTATACACTATCAAAGATGGCCTTGGAAACTTGGCATAAGAGGAAGAGTTGGAGGATTAAAAATAGACGTATAACTCTCTATCAGTGTAGTAAAAGTTCAAGGATAGCATATGTATATTTCGCAT
Proteins encoded:
- the CYB2_2 gene encoding Cytochrome b2 produces the protein MTRKVSVSEVLQHSSPESAWIVVDGNVYDMTDFAPSHPGGPEIIHQYSGRDASVPYNEVHAPSLIKSSLDAKHHVGTLDAATVTESWTAANTPAPQAKAASSKPPLADIINMYDFEKAAHQSFTNKAWAYINGASNDSITRDINIETLKKIWFRPAVMKNVSRVTTRTSLFGCRLDAPFYVAPTGAVRTAGEEGELALARGAGPSGIIHCISTPASYPHDEILQATPEHAFFQLYVDKDRAKSAKLLRQISASDKVKAVFVTVDLPVVSKREDDERVKAENTVEKQVSPGQDQKGAGLARQSGSFIDPAVTWDDIPWIRKHTTLPVVVKGIQRWQDARTAMSLGCEGIVVSNHGGRAADTAQPSIITLLELHRNCPEVFGKMEVLVDGGFRRGSDIVKAVCLGASAVGVGRPFLYAVNYGTAGVEHAVALLRDEIETAMRLCGMTDLMEEAGPDFLNTAPVDHLVYHGPHAYLGRKPRTRARL